In Buchananella sp. 14KM1171, the genomic stretch GGGGGAGAAGCTGCGCGAGGCGGGCTTCACCACCACCGTGCTGCACCGCGACCTCGGGCGCGAGTAGTGACCGGCGCGGAGACGGCTCGCCCCAGCGTGGTGGCCCTTGGGGGCGGCCACGGCCTGGCGGCGAGCCTGCGCGCGCTGACGCACGTCAGCGACCAGCTCACCGCTATCGTCACGGTCGCTGACGACGGCGGCTCCTCCGGGCGGCTGCGCGGCGAGTTCGGCTGCCTGCCGCCCGGTGACCTGCGGATGGCGCTCACCGCGCTCTGCTCGCAGGCCCCCAGGGAACGGGAGTGGGCCAACGTGCTCCAGCACCGCTTCGCCTCCGCCGGCCCGCTCAACGGGCACGCCCTCGGCAACCTCATCATCACCGGCCTGTGGCAGTTGCACACCGACTCCATCGACGCGCTCGACCAGATCGGGGCCCTGGTGGGCGCGCGTGGCCGGGTCATGCCGATGGCAAACGTGCCCCTGGAGATCGCGGCGCGGGTGCGCGACGTGGGCGCGGTGCGCGGGCAGGCCCGCGTGGCGGTGACGCAGAACGTGGAGGAGGTGTGGCTGGAGCCCTCCGACCCGCCCGTGGACGAGCGCGTGCTGAGCGCCGTCCGGGAGGCGGACTGGGTGGTGCTGGGGCCCGGCTCCTGGTTCACCTCCGTGCTGCCGCACCTGATGGTCAGCGACCTGCACGACGCCCTGGTGACCACCCCAGCCCGCCGCGCCGTAGTGATGAACCTGTCCGCGGGCAGCGGCGAGGCGGCCGGGCTCAGCCAGGCCGATCACCTGGCGGTGCTGGAGGAACACAGCCCGGACCTGCGCATCGACGTGGTCATCTGCGACCCATCGGTGCGTTCTGCCGCGCTCGACGCGCGCGTGGAACAGATGGGCGCGCGCGCCATCTACAGGCCCGTGCGGGGCACCGCCGGGCAGGCCGTGCATGATGAGTTACGTCTCGCCACTGCGTTCCGCGAGGCCTTTGCCGGCGTAGTAAGTTAGCTGGAGTCGCGTCCCGTACCTCATCGCTCGAAGGGAACAGCTCTATGTCTATGACGGTCGAAGTCAAGGACGAGCTTGCGCGCGTGCAGGTGGAACGCCCCGGCGAGATGCGGGCAGAGGTGGCCGCGCTGGTGCGATTCTCCGGTGGACTGCAGATCTCCGGCGGCACCGTGGTGCTCGCCCCCGAGCTTGACTCCGGCGTCGCCGCCCGGCGGCTGCGCCAGGCCCTGCGCGAGCTGTACGACGTCGACTCAGAGATGATCGTGATTAACGGCGGCCTGCGCAAGGGCAACCGGTACGTGGTGCGGGTCGTCACCAAGGGGGCGGACCTGGCCCGCACCACCGGGCTCATCGACCGCCACGGCCGCCCGGTGCGCGGCCTGCCGCCCCGCGTGGTGGCGGGCACCACCACCGAGGCCATCGCTGCGCTGCGCGGCGCGTTCCTGGCCCGCGGCTCCCTGACCGAACCCGGGCGCTCCGGCGCGCTGGAGATCACCTGCCCCGGCGGCGAGTCCGCACTGGCAATCGTGGGCCTGGCTCGGCGCGTGGGCGTGTCCGCCAAGGCGCGCGAGGCCAGGGGAGGGGACCGCGTGGTGATCCGCGACGGCGACCACATCGCCACCCTGCTCACCCTGATGGGCGCCAAGGACGCCGTGCACCGCTGGGAGGAGCGCCGCTCCACCCGCGAGGCGCGCGGCCACGCCAACCGGCTGCAGAACTTCGACGACGCCAACCTGCGCCGCTCCACCCAGGCCGCCGTCACCGCCGGCGCCCGCGTGGGCCGCGCCTTCGAAATCCTGGGGGGCGACGTGCCCGCCCACCTGGTAGAGGCCGGACGCCTGCGGATGGAGCACCCCGAGGCCTCCCTGGAGGAACTGGGCCGCCTGACCGTGCCGCCGCTGACCAAGGACGCAGTGGCCGGACGCATCCGCCGCCTACTGGCGATGGCCGACAAGCGCGCCGACGAACTGGGCATTCCCGGCACCACCGCAGCGATCCCACCCGAGGGCCAGGACCACTAACGGCCGCCAATTTCACCCACCGCCCGCCGCGAAAAGGCCGGGCGGCAACGTCGTACACCGATAGGGCACACGCGCCTTGCGAAATCGTGCAACCCATCACGCAACCGTGCGTCAACTCTGTTCGCCGCAAGCAATTGCGCGGCACATTGGGACGTTTGCACCGAATCGACCACGCCACATCCGTGTAACGTAGGGCATGTTCCACGCTGGCCGTCCGGCTAGAGGGACGGTGGCCCCACCCGGGCCAAGCCAAAAAGACGACTTCCGCGCCATCTGGCGCACTTCAGGAGGACAATCGTGACCATCCGCGTTGGTATCAACGGCTTCGGCCGCATCGGCCGTAACTTCTTCCGCGCCGCTCTCGAGCAGGGTGCGGACGTCGAGGTCGTCGCCGTCAACGACCTGACGGACAACAAGACCCTGGCTCACCTGCTCAAGTTCGACTCCATCCTGGGTCGCCTGGACGCCGAGGTTTCCTACGACGACGAGTCCATCTCCGTCAACGGCAAGCGCATCGCCGCTTTCGCCGAGCGCGACCCCAAGAACATCCCGTGGGGCGAGCACAACGTTGACATCGTGGTCGAGTCCACCGGTTTCTTCACCGACGCCGAGGTGGCCAAGGCCCACCTCGAGGGCGGCGCCAAGAAGGTCATCATCTCCGCCCCGGCGAAGAACGAGGACGCCACCTTCGTCGTCGGTGTGAACCACGAGGAGTACGACCCGGCCAAGCACAACATCGTCTCCAACGCTTCTTGCACCACCAACTGCCTGGCCCCCATGGCCAAGGTTCTGGACGAGAAGTTCGGCATCGAGCGTGGCCTCATGACCACCGTTCACGCCTACACCGGTGACCAGCGTCTGCTGGACGCCCCCCACAAGGACCTGCGTCGCGCCCGCGCCGCCGCCCTGAACATCACCCCCACCTCCACCGGTGCGGCCAAGGCCGTCTCCCTGGTTCTGCCCCAGCTGAAGGGCAAGCTGGACGGCTACGCCCTGCGCGTTCCGGTCCCCACCGGCTCCGCCACCGACCTGACCTTCACCGCCCGTGAGGAGGTCACC encodes the following:
- a CDS encoding gluconeogenesis factor YvcK family protein, which translates into the protein MTGAETARPSVVALGGGHGLAASLRALTHVSDQLTAIVTVADDGGSSGRLRGEFGCLPPGDLRMALTALCSQAPREREWANVLQHRFASAGPLNGHALGNLIITGLWQLHTDSIDALDQIGALVGARGRVMPMANVPLEIAARVRDVGAVRGQARVAVTQNVEEVWLEPSDPPVDERVLSAVREADWVVLGPGSWFTSVLPHLMVSDLHDALVTTPARRAVVMNLSAGSGEAAGLSQADHLAVLEEHSPDLRIDVVICDPSVRSAALDARVEQMGARAIYRPVRGTAGQAVHDELRLATAFREAFAGVVS
- the gap gene encoding type I glyceraldehyde-3-phosphate dehydrogenase — protein: MTIRVGINGFGRIGRNFFRAALEQGADVEVVAVNDLTDNKTLAHLLKFDSILGRLDAEVSYDDESISVNGKRIAAFAERDPKNIPWGEHNVDIVVESTGFFTDAEVAKAHLEGGAKKVIISAPAKNEDATFVVGVNHEEYDPAKHNIVSNASCTTNCLAPMAKVLDEKFGIERGLMTTVHAYTGDQRLLDAPHKDLRRARAAALNITPTSTGAAKAVSLVLPQLKGKLDGYALRVPVPTGSATDLTFTAREEVTVEAVNAAIKEAAEGALKGILAYSEEPLVSTDIVTDPHSSIFDAGLTKVIGDQVKVVSWYDNEWGYSNRLVDLTVFIGGKL
- the whiA gene encoding DNA-binding protein WhiA; translation: MSMTVEVKDELARVQVERPGEMRAEVAALVRFSGGLQISGGTVVLAPELDSGVAARRLRQALRELYDVDSEMIVINGGLRKGNRYVVRVVTKGADLARTTGLIDRHGRPVRGLPPRVVAGTTTEAIAALRGAFLARGSLTEPGRSGALEITCPGGESALAIVGLARRVGVSAKAREARGGDRVVIRDGDHIATLLTLMGAKDAVHRWEERRSTREARGHANRLQNFDDANLRRSTQAAVTAGARVGRAFEILGGDVPAHLVEAGRLRMEHPEASLEELGRLTVPPLTKDAVAGRIRRLLAMADKRADELGIPGTTAAIPPEGQDH